The genome window GGAAAGGGAGTTATACGCATGGACGGCTGGACACGCAAGAACGCGGGCGTAAGTATTGGCGATAAAGTAAAGGTTCGTAAAGCCGAGGTAAAACCGGCCCAAATGGTAAGGCTGGCACCTGCTTCTATGACTCTCGCGGTCGACGAAAACTTCGTAGCCTACGTTAAGAAGAGGCTCTTAGATAGACCTATTATTGAAGGAGACATAATTCAGATACCAGTACTGGGACAGGTCATACACTTCAACGTTGTAAGTATCAAGCCAAAAGGAGTTGTCATGGTCACTGAGAAGACTCAGCTTAAGATTCTCGAAAGACCTGTAGACATCGGCCGGATCCCGAGAATAACCTATGATGATATCGGTGATCTTGAGGAGGCTAAGCAGAAGATAAGGGAGATGGTGGAGCTCCCCCTAAAGCACCCTGAGCTTTTCAAGAGGCTCGGTATTGACCCGCCTAAGGGTATACTGCTCTATGGTCCTCCAGGTACTGGTAAGACCCTGCTAGCCAAAGCCGTGGCGAATGAGACGGACTCATACTTCATCGCCATTAATGGCCCGGAGATTATGAGTAAGTTTTACGGGGAGAGCGAGCAGAGGCTCCGCGAGATCTTTGAGGAGGCTAAGGAGCATGCTCCCGCTATTATATTTATCGACGAGATTGACGCAATAGCCCCCAAGCGAGAAGAAGTAACAGGAGAAGTCGAGAAAAGAGTAGTAGCACAACTACTAGCCCTGATGGATGGTCTTGAGGCCCGCGGGGACGTTATAGTTATAGGGGCGACAAACAGGCCTAATGCTCTTGATCCGGCTTTAAGGAGGCCGGGCAGGTTTGACAGGGAGATTGAGATCGGAATACCTGACAAGCGTGGACGGCTCGAGATCTTAAAGGTTCACACTCGCAGTATGCCGTTAGCCAAGAACGTCGACTTGGAGAAGCTCGCTGAGATTACGCATGGCTACGTTGGCGCGGATATAGCGGCACTTTGTCGTGAAGCGGCAATGAAGGCTCTCCGCAGGGTCTTGCCTAAGATAGACCTCGAGAAAGAAGAGATCCCAATAGAGGTTCTCGAGACTATTGAAGTTGAAATGGATGACTTTCTCAGCGCTTATCGAGAAATAACGCCGAGTGCTTTGCGAGAAATAGAAGTGGAGGTGCCGACTGTACGCTGGAGTGACATTGGAGGTTTAGACTATGTTAAGCAACAATTGCGTGAGGCCGTGGAGTGGCCTCTCAAGTACCCTGAGTCTTTCGAGAGAATCGGTATTGACCCGCCTAAGGGTATACTGCTCTATGGTCCTCCAGGTACTGGTAAGACCCTGCTAGCCAAGGCTGTAGCGACAGAGAGCGAGGCAAACTTTGTAAGCATAAAGGGTCCTGAAATTTTCAGCAAGTGGGTTGGGGAGAGCGAGAGGGCTATTAGGGAGATATTCAGGAAGGCAAGACAAGCCGCTCCCAGTGTCATATTCATTGACGAAATAGACGCTCTAGCTCCTATGCGAGGATTAGTCTCAACCGACTCAGGGGTTACTGAGCGTGTTGTTAGC of Thermofilum uzonense contains these proteins:
- a CDS encoding CDC48 family AAA ATPase gives rise to the protein MSNEERPNEIELKVYEVRQHEAGRGRVRIDEDAMEALGISAGDVVEIEGKRKTVAVAWPGYAEDKGKGVIRMDGWTRKNAGVSIGDKVKVRKAEVKPAQMVRLAPASMTLAVDENFVAYVKKRLLDRPIIEGDIIQIPVLGQVIHFNVVSIKPKGVVMVTEKTQLKILERPVDIGRIPRITYDDIGDLEEAKQKIREMVELPLKHPELFKRLGIDPPKGILLYGPPGTGKTLLAKAVANETDSYFIAINGPEIMSKFYGESEQRLREIFEEAKEHAPAIIFIDEIDAIAPKREEVTGEVEKRVVAQLLALMDGLEARGDVIVIGATNRPNALDPALRRPGRFDREIEIGIPDKRGRLEILKVHTRSMPLAKNVDLEKLAEITHGYVGADIAALCREAAMKALRRVLPKIDLEKEEIPIEVLETIEVEMDDFLSAYREITPSALREIEVEVPTVRWSDIGGLDYVKQQLREAVEWPLKYPESFERIGIDPPKGILLYGPPGTGKTLLAKAVATESEANFVSIKGPEIFSKWVGESERAIREIFRKARQAAPSVIFIDEIDALAPMRGLVSTDSGVTERVVSQLLTEMDGLERLEGVVVIAATNRPDIIDPALLRPGRFDRLIYVPPPDEKARLEIFKVHTKRMPLAEDVDLAELAKRTEGYTGADIEVLVREAGLIALREDISTEKVHMRHFEEALRKIHPSLTPDIIKFYESWNERARKITKQQLTVTGFYV